The following proteins are co-located in the Flectobacillus major DSM 103 genome:
- a CDS encoding carboxypeptidase-like regulatory domain-containing protein, producing the protein MKKISTVAFLSTLLHFSGFSQLLSGRVMDSQQHPLQGVSIRAYKSPKDIIQSFAITDSKGQFRFDKPFLSDTIKLVVASMGFATQERIIKKNNLIQDFILTPQAIELKEVIVKTPPVRISHDTIAYDIKQFGNNTDRSLGDVLKKLPGIELSENGTIKYNGEPINKYYTEGKDLFEGKYKIANDNFRWQDIERVEILENHQPISVLKDIVYSPKAGMNVIFKESVKAKWIKTAHFGGGFDEENVLYDNSLNLIKITKNNQSFSVIKNNNVGTDLLSSTQSLTIEDLIDVSPQYLFQKVLHPLLSIIEFSKPPVNQKYLNFNQSRLFTSKNLWTLKKKYDIVLNIEYLKDKQANQGWLESRYFLGNDTLLVTEKQNNIKNINQLEGTLSTIANQPNYYFSNKLFVKAGWQNAEGILENDNLGKTQNINQQNQYDTQWISDELKIQQKSASGNIIEFKALGYYLNSPQNLNVLSNNQTLKQNTLQDLRLRKSFFSFYTNFLANKKLKLNTKIGAEYSDQSLFSNLSGFSSAKLIGDSSLLSNNQSLSYWRVFGEMGYTVNKENLKINFALPVSSINWLNLEKNRFVIEPNLSMTYIFSAKWSTTFKYNFKYNIAEIDDFYKSFLLTNYRNIERNVGQIPDNQRHSVSLRLNFKNMIHFWFMNAVIGFGEVQSNLLKEQTNDGIYIKQVRIASDNTTQNFNGFLQTSKYFHTIKTKLTISNSNEVRNSVRLFSNNQPAKIENKSNIIALIINSNPKKWLRLQFDVNAIHSSNSVKTETLNTRNTFEQLNFKTKIDFLPSPNLTFGIEANKYQIDDEQNQLQRYFLMDCVANYHFKKGNVDLSLFFQNLTNEMNFQTLSFSDNSFISTNFRLRPRQIWTKLIFTL; encoded by the coding sequence ATGAAGAAGATAAGTACTGTAGCGTTTTTATCAACATTATTACATTTTTCGGGGTTTTCTCAGTTGCTGTCGGGTCGTGTTATGGATTCTCAACAGCATCCTCTTCAAGGGGTAAGTATTAGGGCGTACAAGTCCCCAAAAGATATTATTCAGTCCTTTGCCATTACTGACTCAAAGGGACAATTTCGATTTGATAAGCCTTTTTTATCTGACACCATTAAGCTTGTAGTGGCTTCTATGGGCTTTGCTACGCAAGAAAGAATCATTAAAAAAAACAATTTAATTCAAGATTTTATCCTCACTCCGCAAGCAATCGAACTAAAAGAAGTGATTGTGAAAACTCCTCCTGTCCGCATCAGTCACGATACTATTGCTTATGATATTAAACAATTTGGAAATAATACAGACCGAAGTTTAGGTGATGTTCTTAAAAAACTCCCAGGTATTGAACTCAGCGAAAATGGAACGATAAAATACAATGGCGAACCCATCAATAAATATTATACTGAAGGCAAGGACTTGTTTGAAGGGAAGTATAAAATTGCCAATGACAATTTCCGTTGGCAAGATATTGAACGGGTTGAAATTCTTGAAAATCATCAGCCTATAAGTGTGCTGAAAGATATAGTTTATTCCCCCAAAGCGGGGATGAATGTTATTTTTAAAGAATCTGTAAAAGCAAAATGGATAAAAACGGCACATTTTGGTGGTGGTTTTGATGAAGAAAATGTTCTGTACGATAATAGCTTAAATCTAATCAAGATTACAAAAAATAACCAGTCCTTTAGTGTTATTAAAAACAATAACGTTGGAACTGATTTACTTTCATCAACGCAATCTCTTACGATTGAAGACTTGATAGATGTAAGTCCACAGTATTTATTTCAAAAGGTTTTGCATCCGCTTTTATCAATTATTGAATTTAGTAAGCCACCTGTCAATCAAAAATATTTAAACTTTAATCAGAGTCGCCTTTTCACATCCAAAAATCTTTGGACGCTCAAAAAAAAATATGATATAGTTTTAAACATTGAGTATTTGAAGGATAAACAGGCAAATCAAGGCTGGCTTGAAAGTCGATACTTTTTGGGAAATGATACACTTTTGGTTACAGAAAAGCAAAATAATATAAAGAATATTAATCAGTTAGAGGGTACTTTATCAACCATAGCTAATCAGCCTAACTATTACTTCAGCAATAAATTGTTTGTAAAAGCGGGTTGGCAAAATGCTGAAGGCATCCTAGAAAATGATAACCTTGGAAAAACGCAAAACATAAATCAACAAAACCAATACGATACCCAATGGATTTCGGATGAATTGAAAATCCAGCAGAAATCCGCATCGGGTAATATAATTGAATTTAAGGCATTGGGTTATTATTTGAATTCTCCTCAGAACTTGAATGTCCTTTCAAACAATCAAACCTTGAAACAAAATACCTTGCAAGATTTAAGATTAAGAAAGTCTTTTTTCAGTTTTTATACCAATTTTTTAGCTAACAAAAAGTTGAAACTAAATACTAAAATAGGAGCTGAATATTCGGACCAAAGCCTATTTTCAAATTTATCGGGATTTTCTTCTGCGAAACTCATTGGAGATTCTTCTCTACTTTCAAATAATCAAAGTCTTTCCTACTGGCGAGTATTTGGTGAGATGGGCTATACTGTAAATAAGGAGAACTTAAAAATTAACTTTGCTTTGCCTGTGAGTTCTATAAACTGGTTAAATCTTGAGAAGAATCGTTTTGTTATTGAGCCAAATCTCTCTATGACCTATATTTTTTCTGCGAAATGGAGTACCACTTTTAAGTATAATTTCAAGTATAACATCGCTGAAATAGATGACTTTTATAAGTCTTTTTTATTGACAAATTATCGAAATATTGAACGAAACGTAGGGCAAATTCCTGATAACCAACGACACTCTGTAAGTTTAAGGTTGAATTTTAAAAATATGATTCACTTCTGGTTTATGAATGCCGTTATTGGATTCGGAGAAGTTCAGAGCAATCTTTTAAAAGAACAAACCAATGATGGAATTTATATCAAACAGGTTAGAATTGCATCCGATAATACAACCCAAAATTTCAATGGATTTTTACAAACCAGTAAATATTTTCATACCATAAAAACTAAATTAACCATTAGTAATAGTAACGAAGTAAGAAATTCTGTAAGACTATTTTCTAATAATCAGCCCGCAAAAATTGAAAATAAGAGCAATATTATAGCGTTGATTATAAATTCAAATCCAAAGAAATGGCTTCGGCTACAATTTGATGTTAACGCTATACATTCATCGAATTCTGTTAAAACAGAAACACTGAATACTAGAAATACCTTTGAGCAATTAAACTTCAAAACTAAGATTGACTTTCTTCCTTCCCCAAATCTAACTTTTGGTATTGAAGCCAATAAATATCAAATTGACGATGAGCAAAATCAACTTCAGCGTTATTTTTTGATGGATTGTGTGGCAAATTATCATTTTAAAAAAGGAAATGTTGATTTGAGTTTATTCTTTCAAAACTTAACTAATGAAATGAATTTTCAGACTTTGAGCTTTTCAGATAATTCGTTTATATCCACTAATTTTAGACTTCGTCCGAGACAGATATGGACAAAACTGATTTTTACGCTTTGA
- a CDS encoding GLPGLI family protein, whose translation MKLSFSISLFVCFNVSTSCFAQTIVDKAYLMVRYNETSVADTTDLSKKNYDVMGLEIGKMQSRFYSISLAETKKNLEEQVKKTGMFDLSQLNIPKNRRGKDRVILKNTDTKQLTTFENLGIFNYSYLEPVPNISWEIKEDTLRVLNYICQKAICQFRGRSYEAWFTPEINISEGPWKFTGLPGLILKVEESKGHYSFSCIGIEKINRDILISSNSKIQKVSREEYLKLRKQFNEDPLPFLSDGRNGFTFESLPTSLPKRSYNPMELTEK comes from the coding sequence ATGAAATTATCATTTTCAATTTCACTATTTGTTTGCTTTAATGTTTCTACTTCTTGTTTTGCTCAAACAATCGTAGATAAAGCATACTTAATGGTTAGATATAATGAAACGTCTGTTGCAGATACCACAGATTTATCGAAAAAAAACTATGATGTAATGGGCTTAGAAATAGGCAAAATGCAAAGTAGGTTTTATAGTATTTCACTTGCAGAAACAAAAAAAAACTTGGAGGAACAAGTAAAAAAAACGGGGATGTTTGATTTGAGCCAGTTAAATATCCCCAAAAATAGAAGAGGAAAAGATAGGGTTATTCTCAAAAATACTGACACCAAGCAATTAACTACTTTTGAAAATTTAGGAATATTTAATTACTCCTATCTAGAACCTGTACCTAATATCAGTTGGGAAATTAAAGAAGATACTTTGCGAGTTTTGAATTACATTTGTCAAAAGGCAATTTGCCAGTTTAGGGGACGTAGTTATGAAGCATGGTTTACCCCAGAAATTAATATTAGTGAAGGACCTTGGAAATTTACAGGTTTACCCGGGCTAATATTAAAAGTTGAAGAAAGTAAGGGGCACTATAGTTTTTCGTGTATTGGAATCGAAAAAATAAATAGAGATATTTTAATTTCTTCTAATAGTAAAATACAAAAAGTATCAAGAGAAGAATATTTAAAATTAAGAAAGCAATTTAATGAAGATCCATTACCGTTTTTAAGTGATGGTCGAAATGGCTTTACGTTTGAATCCCTCCCCACAAGTTTACCCAAACGTTCATATAATCCAATGGAACTTACTGAGAAATAA
- a CDS encoding response regulator transcription factor, giving the protein MTPKILTCVLVDDEQSNLDILIHYINQIPYLELKATFINPLEALAYLLKSPTDLLITDINMPRLSGIDLYESLRFHEQTQVIFISAYVERIIEAIQFSAVDYLQKPVLPERFEQATRKALILVGMNNQSFENFPTEVLRTAVKNSSILSEAEMRVLVLVAEGSMTTEIAMKLFISPRTVESHRLSIRKKLQLPSKYTLIGIAQYLVRVLKY; this is encoded by the coding sequence ATGACACCTAAAATTCTCACCTGTGTTCTTGTGGATGATGAACAGTCTAACTTAGATATACTTATCCACTACATAAATCAAATTCCTTATTTGGAGCTAAAAGCGACTTTCATTAATCCACTTGAAGCATTAGCTTATCTTCTTAAATCTCCTACTGATTTATTGATTACCGACATTAATATGCCGAGGCTATCGGGTATTGATTTATATGAGAGTTTACGTTTTCATGAGCAAACACAGGTTATTTTTATTTCTGCTTATGTCGAAAGAATCATTGAAGCAATACAATTTAGCGCTGTAGATTATCTACAAAAACCAGTGTTACCTGAACGTTTTGAACAAGCCACTCGAAAGGCTCTTATTTTAGTGGGTATGAACAACCAAAGCTTTGAAAATTTTCCAACTGAAGTTTTGAGAACAGCGGTAAAAAATAGTTCAATTTTGAGTGAAGCGGAAATGAGAGTTTTAGTATTAGTTGCAGAAGGGAGTATGACAACTGAAATTGCTATGAAGCTATTTATTTCCCCAAGGACAGTAGAATCTCACAGGCTTTCTATTCGTAAAAAACTACAATTACCTTCTAAATATACATTAATAGGTATAGCACAATATTTAGTAAGAGTACTAAAATATTGA
- a CDS encoding peroxiredoxin-like family protein, whose translation MKFLFLMCLTISSLLVKAQGEPQALKVGQQAPALSGNDHKGNSISLPKLLAKGKVVVMFYRGAWCPYCNKYMSQLEEALPEFEKKGVRVIAITPEPEEAIGKAVEKTKASFSIIYDKDRQIMKDWNVLYTMTTPNQQKYKGYGLDLAKIQGDWQLPVPATYVIDQSGKITFVHFDENYKERAAIKDILGSL comes from the coding sequence ATGAAGTTTTTATTTTTGATGTGCCTGACTATCAGTAGTTTGTTAGTAAAAGCACAAGGTGAGCCACAAGCTCTGAAGGTTGGGCAGCAAGCTCCAGCTCTTTCTGGAAACGACCACAAAGGCAATTCTATTAGCCTGCCCAAGCTTTTGGCCAAGGGTAAAGTAGTAGTGATGTTTTATCGAGGGGCGTGGTGTCCTTATTGTAACAAATACATGAGCCAACTAGAGGAGGCTTTGCCCGAATTTGAGAAAAAAGGGGTTCGGGTTATTGCCATTACGCCTGAGCCAGAGGAGGCTATTGGGAAGGCTGTAGAAAAAACTAAAGCGTCTTTTTCGATTATTTATGACAAAGACCGCCAAATTATGAAAGATTGGAATGTATTGTACACGATGACAACACCCAATCAACAGAAATATAAGGGCTATGGATTAGATTTGGCCAAAATACAGGGCGATTGGCAATTGCCCGTACCTGCTACGTATGTGATTGACCAGTCTGGCAAAATAACCTTTGTGCATTTTGACGAAAACTACAAGGAAAGAGCCGCTATCAAGGATATTTTGGGAAGTTTGTAG
- the glyA gene encoding serine hydroxymethyltransferase, with protein sequence MATATFTLERDTEIFNLINQEAHRQEFGIELIASENFTSKQVMEAQGSVLTNKYAEGLPGKRYYGGCEVVDQIETIAIERAKALFGASWANVQPHSGAQANAAVFLSFLNPGDKILGFNLAHGGHLSHGSPVNFSGKYFQPFFYGVEEETGLIDWDKVEATALKERPRLIICGASAYSRDWDYARLRTIADQVGALLLADISHPSALIAKGLLNNPMQHCHIVTTTTHKTLRGPRGGLIMMGQDFENPFGFTTLKGDLKMMSACLDGAVFPGTQGGPLEHVIAAKAVAFGEALTDDFQAYAEQVKKNALVMAQAFVDKGYKIISGGTDNHLMLIDLRPKGLTGKLAENTLVKADITINKNMVPFDDKSPFVTSGMRVGTAAMTTRGMKEAEMLHIVELIDSVLMNHDNETFISSVKTEVNKWVENFPLYR encoded by the coding sequence ATGGCAACAGCAACTTTCACGCTCGAAAGAGATACTGAAATTTTCAATTTGATTAACCAAGAAGCACACCGCCAAGAATTTGGTATTGAACTTATTGCTTCAGAAAACTTCACATCAAAACAAGTAATGGAAGCACAAGGCTCTGTGCTTACAAACAAATATGCAGAGGGTCTTCCGGGCAAACGTTACTATGGTGGCTGTGAAGTAGTTGACCAAATCGAAACTATCGCTATCGAACGTGCCAAAGCTCTTTTTGGTGCTTCATGGGCCAACGTGCAGCCACACTCTGGTGCACAAGCTAATGCAGCTGTATTTTTGTCTTTCTTGAACCCAGGCGACAAAATCCTTGGTTTCAACTTAGCACATGGTGGTCACCTTTCACACGGCTCACCAGTGAATTTTTCAGGTAAATATTTCCAACCATTTTTTTATGGTGTAGAGGAAGAAACAGGTTTGATTGATTGGGATAAAGTAGAAGCAACAGCATTGAAAGAGCGTCCAAGATTAATTATCTGTGGAGCCTCTGCTTATTCTCGTGATTGGGATTATGCTCGTTTGCGTACTATTGCCGACCAAGTTGGAGCGTTGTTATTGGCCGATATTTCTCACCCTTCTGCATTGATTGCAAAAGGCTTGTTGAACAACCCAATGCAGCATTGTCATATCGTAACTACTACAACCCACAAAACTTTGCGTGGCCCTCGTGGTGGTTTGATTATGATGGGACAAGATTTTGAAAACCCTTTTGGATTTACGACATTGAAAGGTGATTTGAAAATGATGTCAGCTTGTTTGGACGGTGCTGTATTCCCAGGAACACAAGGTGGCCCATTAGAGCACGTAATTGCAGCCAAAGCTGTAGCTTTTGGCGAGGCATTGACCGACGACTTCCAAGCTTATGCTGAACAAGTGAAGAAAAACGCCTTGGTAATGGCTCAAGCATTTGTTGACAAAGGATACAAAATTATTTCGGGTGGTACAGACAACCACTTGATGTTGATTGACCTTCGTCCAAAAGGATTGACTGGTAAATTGGCCGAAAATACATTGGTTAAAGCAGACATTACTATCAACAAAAACATGGTACCATTCGACGACAAATCGCCGTTTGTTACTTCGGGTATGCGTGTTGGTACTGCTGCAATGACTACACGTGGTATGAAAGAAGCAGAAATGTTACATATCGTTGAGCTTATCGATAGCGTATTGATGAACCACGATAACGAAACATTTATCTCTTCTGTAAAAACAGAAGTAAATAAGTGGGTAGAAAATTTCCCTCTTTACAGATAG
- the tatC gene encoding twin-arginine translocase subunit TatC, protein MALDQEFDEELEEGIEGTEMTFIEHLEELRWHIIRSLGSILIFTIAAWIYRTEIFGGIIMAPAKSDFWTNQVLCKIADATGMEGLCFRQANFILQSREVSGQFMMALTQSIIVGLLFAFPYFFWEVWRFIKPGLKDTEKKAARGAVFWVSLLFFMGVSFGYFIVAPMAINFLANFKLDESIQNQFDINDYISLLSMLTLACGLTFQLPMISFVLSRIGILTPSFMREYRRHALIVILIVAAIITPSPDIISQLLVATPLFGLYEISIWVSSSVNKQREKEMME, encoded by the coding sequence ATGGCACTAGACCAAGAATTTGACGAGGAATTAGAAGAAGGAATTGAAGGTACAGAAATGACCTTTATTGAACATTTAGAGGAACTTCGTTGGCATATAATCCGTTCGCTCGGCTCTATTTTAATATTTACGATTGCGGCATGGATATACCGTACAGAAATATTTGGTGGTATTATTATGGCTCCAGCCAAATCTGATTTCTGGACCAATCAAGTACTTTGCAAGATTGCCGATGCTACAGGAATGGAAGGATTGTGCTTCAGACAAGCCAATTTTATCTTACAAAGCCGTGAAGTTTCTGGACAATTTATGATGGCTCTGACCCAATCTATCATTGTTGGTCTGCTATTTGCTTTTCCGTATTTCTTCTGGGAAGTTTGGCGTTTTATCAAACCAGGCTTAAAAGACACCGAAAAGAAAGCGGCTCGTGGGGCTGTTTTCTGGGTATCGCTTTTGTTTTTTATGGGCGTTAGCTTTGGGTATTTTATTGTAGCTCCAATGGCTATCAACTTTTTGGCTAATTTCAAATTGGACGAAAGTATTCAAAACCAATTTGACATCAACGACTATATTTCGTTGTTATCAATGTTGACCTTGGCTTGTGGGCTTACTTTTCAATTACCTATGATTTCGTTTGTACTTTCACGCATTGGTATTTTAACACCGTCGTTCATGCGTGAATACCGCCGCCATGCCCTTATTGTTATCTTGATTGTGGCTGCTATTATTACGCCATCGCCCGATATTATTTCACAATTATTGGTAGCAACCCCTCTCTTTGGTTTGTACGAAATTAGTATTTGGGTGTCGTCGAGTGTCAATAAGCAACGTGAAAAAGAAATGATGGAATAA
- a CDS encoding S8 family serine peptidase, whose translation MKKIITLCCVLLGNVIFAQNKALYSANEQQAIQVMSKEIAKKQSDNYDKALAVAQKKNWQISGEYKDGRRFQLKGIDDTGQPLYLITHSNAKSSAASRTNTLYSGGSLGLNLNGGSSFMTGKLGIWDGGRVYASHVELVNRVSQQDNPTSTDQHATHVSGTMIASGISAQAKGMAFGASLKAWDYNNDNTEMANAATGLLVSNHSYGYLAGWNYDSSISKWRWMGNTSINTFEDYKFGFYDTETQTWDRISYNAPYYLIVKSAGNNRGETGPTSTSEVYYIGNGSDTSTVARSKNNSYDIISTTGNAKNILTVGAVNTLDSPPTQASDIKISSFSSWGPTDDGRIKPDIVGVGVNIFSTSNTSTTSYTTLSGTSMSSPHVAGSLFLLQELYAQQNDGLFMRSATLKGLAIHTAEDAGNAGPDYIYGWGLLNMEKAAIAILNKDFTHSITERTLAQGGSFAQKVVASGKGALRATISWTDPAATASSVTVANFNNRTPKLVNDLDIRISDDETNTFLPFVLNPDKPSDVATNGDNIRDNIEQILIPNPIPGKTYTITISHKGTLTNSSQNYSLIISGLGGKSYCAITPSTAADYLDTLNLGTNSVSTGQIVQLDIKFKDTSSKNIRAFVDWNLDGDFDDTNESILSLQGYTSSTYSGKVTIPQGIEIGNTTILRVICSDANSTIASSCGTIAKGEVMEIPLKIVRPMYDLAVSELISPESTLFCSNTAYNQVSVSIRNIGSENISNIPITVKVANSSGTVVATLNGTYSGTLSSLQSGTAVLSGTFNTIAGETYTFATEATLSTDQDNSNNVATFSRKVASPVAPSAQAVLCEGASSLVIKSSSSSSLLWYDQLLGGNLLFTGGSGSFTTPTNTQKVYVTSGDLSGSIGAKSKYTFGGGTYYDSFGPEIIMTTQLPIVLKSARVYVGTAGTIKFSVTRMSDGTPISSVTVNVNATRTTANSTRSNNQLIDDKTDQGIVIPLNLKIPEAGTYLISQDCTDGASIFRSNKNADTTKTGDLVGYPFVINSAVSITGALYEGSTIKTGYYYLYDIDVSSLECPSPRAEVAIQTITAPQVSITPTNTVSFCPDATATLTASSNSNYAYQWLRNGTKITGATRNTYTISTAGSYSVNVVDNGLCSVTSSAVVATALSPIAPVLSWSGSNLTLQSGNSPTWYVNGNELAIAKGLANIVPIQSGYYNAKVLDANGCTAYSNGVTITITAVEEEPLSDGIAKVFPNPTSGKITVKFPNSTGLKSVQAQLINFFGMVLETKDLEKQSDAYTTSFDLASLGAGSYFVRITADNQVKVLKVSLNQ comes from the coding sequence ATGAAAAAAATAATAACGCTATGCTGTGTTCTACTTGGTAATGTAATTTTCGCACAAAATAAAGCTTTATACTCGGCCAATGAGCAACAGGCAATCCAAGTAATGTCAAAAGAAATTGCGAAAAAACAAAGCGATAATTATGACAAAGCCTTGGCTGTAGCTCAGAAGAAAAATTGGCAGATTTCTGGCGAATATAAAGACGGACGACGATTTCAATTAAAGGGTATTGACGATACAGGGCAACCACTCTATTTGATTACCCATAGCAATGCCAAGTCGAGTGCTGCCTCAAGAACCAACACCCTTTACAGTGGCGGTAGCCTTGGACTCAACCTCAATGGTGGTAGTTCTTTTATGACAGGTAAATTGGGTATATGGGACGGCGGACGTGTCTATGCTAGCCATGTCGAGCTAGTCAACCGTGTTAGCCAACAAGATAACCCTACATCTACCGACCAGCACGCCACACACGTTTCGGGAACGATGATTGCCTCTGGGATTTCGGCTCAAGCCAAGGGTATGGCCTTTGGGGCTAGCCTCAAAGCATGGGACTATAACAACGATAATACCGAAATGGCTAATGCTGCCACGGGTCTTCTGGTTTCAAACCACTCTTACGGTTATTTGGCAGGCTGGAATTATGATTCTTCTATTAGCAAATGGCGTTGGATGGGCAATACCAGTATCAATACTTTTGAAGATTATAAGTTTGGCTTTTACGATACAGAAACCCAAACTTGGGATAGAATTTCGTATAATGCTCCTTATTACCTTATCGTAAAGTCGGCGGGCAATAACCGTGGCGAAACAGGGCCTACCAGTACAAGCGAAGTATATTATATTGGAAATGGAAGCGATACCAGTACCGTAGCTCGTAGCAAAAACAACAGCTATGATATTATATCAACAACAGGTAATGCCAAAAATATATTGACTGTTGGGGCTGTTAATACACTTGATAGCCCTCCTACACAGGCTTCTGATATAAAAATTTCGAGCTTTAGTAGTTGGGGGCCTACCGACGACGGTCGTATCAAACCAGACATTGTTGGGGTTGGGGTTAATATTTTTTCTACCTCCAACACTTCTACCACAAGTTATACTACCCTTAGTGGTACGTCGATGTCTAGTCCACATGTAGCGGGTAGCTTATTTTTACTTCAAGAGCTTTATGCCCAACAAAATGATGGGCTATTTATGCGGTCGGCAACCCTAAAAGGGCTTGCTATTCATACAGCCGAAGATGCGGGCAATGCGGGGCCTGATTATATTTATGGCTGGGGATTACTCAATATGGAAAAGGCGGCTATCGCTATTCTGAATAAAGATTTTACCCATTCTATCACAGAACGAACTTTAGCTCAAGGAGGTAGTTTTGCACAAAAGGTGGTGGCCTCTGGCAAGGGTGCTCTTCGTGCTACTATTAGCTGGACAGACCCCGCTGCTACAGCTTCGTCGGTTACGGTGGCTAACTTTAATAATAGAACCCCAAAACTGGTAAATGACCTAGATATACGCATCTCAGACGATGAAACCAATACCTTCTTGCCATTTGTGTTGAACCCCGACAAACCAAGTGATGTAGCTACCAATGGTGATAATATCAGAGACAACATTGAACAAATTTTAATACCCAACCCTATTCCAGGAAAAACTTATACCATAACTATTTCACACAAAGGAACTCTTACCAATAGCTCACAAAACTACTCGTTGATTATTAGTGGCCTTGGCGGAAAATCTTACTGTGCAATTACGCCAAGCACTGCCGCAGATTATTTAGATACGCTGAACTTAGGTACAAATAGTGTTTCGACAGGACAAATTGTACAGCTCGACATCAAATTTAAAGATACGTCTAGCAAAAATATCAGAGCATTTGTTGACTGGAATCTTGATGGTGATTTTGACGATACCAACGAAAGTATTTTAAGCCTTCAAGGATATACTTCAAGCACATACTCGGGTAAGGTGACAATTCCACAAGGAATAGAAATCGGAAATACTACTATTCTGAGGGTAATTTGTAGCGATGCTAACAGTACAATAGCCTCAAGCTGTGGAACTATTGCCAAAGGTGAAGTAATGGAAATACCACTAAAGATTGTTCGTCCTATGTACGATTTAGCAGTTTCAGAACTTATATCGCCCGAATCAACCTTATTTTGTAGTAATACAGCCTACAATCAAGTAAGTGTGAGTATCAGAAACATTGGTTCAGAAAACATTAGTAATATTCCTATTACCGTAAAAGTAGCAAATAGTAGTGGTACTGTTGTGGCTACCTTAAATGGTACATATTCAGGAACATTAAGTTCGCTACAATCAGGTACGGCAGTACTCAGTGGTACATTTAATACTATAGCTGGCGAAACTTATACCTTTGCCACAGAAGCAACCCTAAGCACCGACCAAGATAATAGTAATAATGTAGCAACCTTTAGTAGAAAAGTAGCCAGTCCTGTAGCACCCTCTGCTCAGGCAGTGCTGTGCGAAGGAGCTAGCAGCTTAGTTATTAAGTCGTCTAGTTCGTCGTCGTTGTTATGGTACGATCAGCTTTTGGGAGGGAATCTGTTATTTACAGGTGGTAGTGGCAGTTTTACGACACCCACCAACACCCAAAAGGTATATGTAACCTCTGGCGATTTATCGGGTAGTATAGGAGCCAAAAGTAAATATACTTTTGGAGGAGGCACGTACTATGATTCATTTGGCCCAGAAATTATCATGACTACCCAGCTTCCTATTGTACTAAAAAGTGCCAGAGTTTACGTAGGAACTGCTGGTACTATCAAATTTAGTGTAACTCGTATGTCGGACGGTACACCTATTTCGTCGGTGACGGTCAATGTAAATGCTACTCGTACTACAGCCAATAGTACCCGTAGCAATAACCAATTGATCGATGATAAAACCGACCAAGGTATCGTAATACCATTAAATTTGAAGATTCCAGAAGCAGGGACATACCTTATTTCACAAGATTGTACCGATGGAGCATCTATTTTTAGAAGTAATAAAAATGCAGATACTACCAAAACAGGAGATTTAGTGGGCTATCCTTTTGTGATTAATAGTGCAGTAAGCATTACTGGTGCATTGTATGAAGGCAGTACTATCAAAACAGGCTATTATTATTTATACGACATTGATGTTAGCTCGTTAGAATGCCCAAGCCCACGTGCCGAAGTAGCTATACAAACCATTACAGCCCCTCAAGTAAGTATTACGCCAACCAATACTGTTAGCTTTTGCCCCGATGCCACCGCCACACTAACGGCTTCGAGCAATAGCAACTATGCTTATCAATGGCTAAGAAATGGCACAAAAATCACAGGGGCTACTCGAAATACCTATACCATTAGTACAGCAGGAAGTTATAGTGTTAATGTAGTCGACAATGGCTTGTGTAGTGTAACGTCTTCGGCAGTTGTTGCAACTGCCCTAAGCCCTATTGCACCTGTATTAAGCTGGAGTGGTAGCAACCTTACATTACAGTCTGGCAATAGCCCTACATGGTATGTCAATGGTAATGAACTGGCTATAGCCAAAGGTTTGGCTAATATTGTGCCTATTCAGTCAGGATATTATAATGCTAAGGTTCTCGATGCCAACGGCTGTACGGCTTATTCAAATGGTGTTACAATTACAATTACGGCTGTTGAAGAAGAACCACTTTCGGACGGTATCGCCAAGGTATTTCCTAACCCTACTAGTGGAAAAATTACGGTAAAATTTCCGAACAGTACAGGACTAAAATCGGTACAGGCTCAGTTAATTAACTTTTTTGGAATGGTACTCGAAACCAAAGATTTAGAGAAACAAAGTGATGCCTATACAACCTCATTCGATTTAGCGTCATTAGGTGCAGGCAGCTATTTTGTCCGCATTACGGCCGATAATCAGGTAAAAGTATTAAAGGTTTCATTGAACCAATAA